A single window of Nicotiana sylvestris chromosome 5, ASM39365v2, whole genome shotgun sequence DNA harbors:
- the LOC138869373 gene encoding uncharacterized protein, translated as MRILRKQIMSTTLKKAIKGNNIKVKDNKINGGQTPKGKATNNGEMTKVAQTKDIGTTTTTSQTGVQTLMFPQRVNIQINVPQNQEKSDTFMRNMTELVGSRTTSIQKLEMQMRDLSREQNPKQKGTLHSDTIAKPKGSGSGPTSHVMAITTRSGKVLQGEGEQVVEVEEFEKRVEIEEPSVIEIEKIPEDVQVQKENQEEVKEKVKETPKTLPPIPRTPPTFPQRLARKVNDSKLENILRDTRFCKVFERFDHQEETTKNEVVNVTHRVSSIIATSTVQKKEDPGAFTIPCTIGAHDFARALCDNGASINLMPLAIYKKAGLGMPRPTSMRLQMADHSIKRPVGIVNDVLVKVGNFHLPADFVILDCAVDKEIPIILGRPFLSTGRALMDSEWNEIKFCVNDEEVTFQASKGMKLLHEYESISVIDVVDDVEDAVEMKMEE; from the exons ATGAGGATTTTGAGGAAGCAAAttatgtcaacaactctcaagAAGGCTATCAAAGGCAACAATATCAAGGttaaggacaacaaaatcaatggaggccAAACCCCCAAGGGCAAGGCCACCAACAATGGCGAAATGACCAAGGTGGCTCAAACCAAGGatattggaacaacaacaacaacttctcaaaccggagttcaaacccttatgttcCCCCAAAGGGTCAATATTCAAATCAATGTTCCTCAA AATCAAGAAAAATCCGACACTTTTATGAGGAACATGACCGAGCTTGTTGGCTCTCGTACAACAtccattcaaaaattggagatgcaaatgagagaccTCTCTAGGGAACAAAATCCAAAGCAAAAGGGAACACTCCATAGTGACACAATTGCGAAACCAAAGGGTAGTGGGAGTGGCCCAACTTCTCATGTCATGGCAATTACTACTAGGAGTGGGAAGGTACTACAAGGAGAGGGTGAACAAGTGGTTGAGGTAGAAGAGTTCGAGAAAAGGGTTGAGATTGAAGAGCCAAGTGTTATCGAAATTGAGAAGATTCCGGAAGATGTGCAAGTGCAAAAAGAGAACCAGGAAgaggtaaaggaaaaggtaaaagagacaccAAAAACTCTTCCACCTATTCCTAGAACTCCTCCGACATTCCCTCAAAGACTTGCTAGGAAGGTTAATGATAGCAAACTCGAAAA catttTAAGAGATACCAGGTTTTGCAAAgtatttgaaagatttgatcaCCAAGAAGAAACCACCAAaaatgaagtggtgaatgtgactcatcgggttagttccatcattgcaacatccaccgttcaaaagaaagaagacccgggagctttcaccattccttgtacTATTGGGGCACATGATTTTGCAAGAGCCCTTTGTGATAATGGAGCTAGCATCAACTTGATGCCTCTTGCCATTTACAAGAAAGCGGGATTAGGTATGCCAAGGCCCACgagtatgagattgcaaatggccgatcATTCCATCAAACGACCGGTGGGAATTGTTAATGATGTACTTGTGAAGGTGGGAAATTTTCATTTACCCGCCGACTTCGTAATCCTTGATTGTGCGgttgacaaagagatccctatcatcttGGGGAGACCATTCCTTTCCACTGGAAGAGCACTAATGGATTCGGAATGGAATGAGATCAAATTTTGTGTGAATGATGAAGAGGTTACATTCCAAGCAAGCAAGGGTATGAAACTACTGCATGAGTATGAAAGCATTTCGGTGATTGATGTGGTTGATGACGTAGAAGATGCAGTtgaaatgaaaatggaagaaTAA